The following proteins are encoded in a genomic region of Bacillus sp. FJAT-22090:
- a CDS encoding polysaccharide deacetylase family protein — protein MSVYLVKLVELISINIESDQSFLHIKLTTEKDVELLWKIDDFTAENLKALTVFGEHHKYRLSYYSSWDSTKNQYISYLTRTFLDQSEKIYFACSEAYVKGLKAIKTDEVNSQILLPSIATSLSIEPEKKKHKKSLQSFAWVSLVFMSVLTIVLVANSLLSMAETNENSKELKKNKTQEIEIPIASLKGKTDSFQKTSIPEQESALPLVELSENVNFSIQEGNVALTFDDGPSKFTKEITDILKEHDVGGTFFFIGKNVEKHHDSIQYVKFNGYSIGSHSMHHHNFTNLSVEQQEYELLHTNKLIENITQEKITLFRPPYGSKNEITIELMDKTNTKMVLWNADTEDWKSQNANEIVNYVVNSKTSGSIILLHESQAVIEALPRIIEHLKNQGLHIVSLN, from the coding sequence ATGTCAGTCTATCTAGTAAAATTAGTAGAATTAATATCAATTAATATAGAATCAGATCAATCATTTTTGCATATTAAATTAACAACTGAAAAAGATGTAGAATTACTTTGGAAAATTGATGATTTCACAGCTGAGAATCTGAAGGCATTGACTGTGTTTGGTGAACATCATAAATACAGACTGTCCTATTATAGCTCGTGGGATTCAACTAAAAATCAATATATTAGTTATTTAACAAGGACTTTCCTAGATCAAAGTGAAAAAATCTATTTTGCTTGTTCAGAAGCATACGTAAAAGGATTAAAAGCTATTAAAACTGACGAAGTAAATAGCCAGATTCTTTTACCGTCGATTGCCACTTCTTTATCTATTGAACCTGAAAAAAAGAAACATAAAAAATCTTTGCAAAGTTTTGCCTGGGTCTCCTTAGTCTTTATGAGTGTATTGACGATCGTTCTTGTAGCAAATTCACTCTTATCTATGGCAGAAACGAATGAAAATAGTAAAGAACTTAAAAAAAATAAAACGCAAGAAATAGAAATACCTATCGCTAGCTTGAAAGGAAAAACCGACTCTTTTCAAAAAACTAGTATTCCCGAACAAGAATCTGCCCTTCCTTTAGTAGAACTTAGTGAAAACGTTAACTTTAGCATTCAGGAAGGAAACGTTGCCCTGACTTTCGATGATGGCCCTTCCAAATTCACTAAGGAAATTACAGATATTCTAAAGGAACATGATGTTGGTGGAACATTCTTTTTTATTGGAAAAAATGTAGAGAAGCATCACGATTCTATTCAATATGTCAAATTCAATGGGTATTCTATTGGAAGCCATTCTATGCATCATCACAATTTTACTAATCTATCTGTAGAACAACAGGAATACGAACTCTTACATACAAACAAATTAATTGAAAATATAACTCAGGAGAAAATAACTCTTTTTAGACCACCATACGGCTCTAAAAATGAAATTACAATAGAATTAATGGATAAAACGAACACCAAGATGGTACTTTGGAATGCTGATACGGAAGATTGGAAAAGTCAAAATGCAAACGAAATTGTTAATTATGTTGTCAATTCTAAAACCTCAGGGTCAATAATCTTACTACACGAATCACAGGCAGTTATAGAAGCATTACCAAGAATAATTGAGCATTTGAAAAATCAAGGTTTACATATTGTTAGTTTAAACTAA
- the pyrE gene encoding orotate phosphoribosyltransferase, with protein MTLENKIAKALLQVGAVELKPNELFTWASGIKSPIYCDNRITMSSPEIRKEIAKGLAEAIEKYFLGTEAVAGTATAGIPHAAWVSDVLELPMMYVRSKAKEHGRGNQIEGKVVPGQKVVVIEDLISTGGSSLVAVEALQKEGLDVLGVVSIFTYGLPKAEEAFKEAGITFVSLTNYDALVYAAKEAGTIAEEDLPQLTKWHSDLKQGLLK; from the coding sequence ATGACATTAGAAAATAAAATCGCAAAAGCATTACTTCAAGTAGGAGCTGTAGAGCTAAAGCCAAATGAACTTTTCACATGGGCTTCCGGTATTAAATCTCCAATCTACTGTGATAACCGCATTACGATGTCTTCTCCTGAAATCCGAAAAGAGATTGCAAAAGGGTTAGCAGAAGCAATAGAAAAATACTTTCTAGGAACAGAAGCGGTAGCTGGGACAGCAACAGCTGGAATTCCACATGCCGCATGGGTTAGCGACGTATTAGAACTACCAATGATGTACGTTCGTTCGAAAGCCAAAGAGCATGGTCGTGGCAATCAAATTGAAGGTAAAGTTGTGCCAGGACAAAAGGTAGTTGTAATTGAAGATCTAATATCTACAGGTGGAAGCAGCTTAGTTGCAGTGGAAGCACTGCAAAAAGAAGGCTTGGATGTTCTAGGAGTTGTAAGTATTTTTACATACGGTCTTCCTAAAGCAGAGGAAGCATTTAAAGAAGCAGGAATAACCTTCGTAAGTTTAACAAATTATGATGCACTCGTGTATGCAGCAAAGGAAGCTGGAACAATCGCAGAAGAAGATTTACCACAGCTGACTAAGTGGCATAGTGATTTGAAGCAGGGATTGTTGAAATAA
- the pyrF gene encoding orotidine-5'-phosphate decarboxylase: protein MKNSPIIALDFATAEDVYQFLSHFEQTLFVKVGMELYLQEGPSIVYKLKEMGHDVFLDLKLHDIPNTVGQAMKGLARLGADLVNIHAAGGEAMMIAAREGLEAGTTAGNRRPSIIAVTQLTSTSEKQMQEEQLIQATIDESVVHYAKLAKQANLDGVVCSVLEAKKIAEACGNDFLRVTPGIRLAEGDTHDQVRVATPSNAKVLGSSHIVVGRAITKAENPVFAYEKVLNMWEENA from the coding sequence ATGAAAAACAGTCCTATAATTGCATTAGATTTTGCTACTGCAGAAGATGTATATCAATTCTTGTCTCATTTTGAACAGACACTATTTGTTAAAGTAGGCATGGAGCTATATTTACAAGAAGGCCCTTCCATTGTATATAAGCTAAAAGAAATGGGTCATGATGTTTTTCTAGATTTAAAATTGCATGACATCCCAAACACTGTAGGACAAGCGATGAAAGGACTTGCTCGACTTGGAGCAGACCTCGTTAATATCCATGCGGCTGGTGGAGAAGCGATGATGATTGCGGCAAGAGAGGGTTTAGAAGCAGGTACAACTGCAGGAAATAGAAGACCTTCTATTATTGCAGTAACTCAACTCACATCAACTTCTGAGAAGCAAATGCAAGAGGAACAACTCATTCAAGCGACAATTGATGAGTCTGTTGTTCACTATGCAAAACTAGCAAAACAAGCAAATCTCGACGGTGTCGTTTGTTCCGTTTTAGAAGCAAAAAAAATTGCAGAAGCTTGCGGCAATGACTTCTTACGTGTGACACCAGGAATTCGTTTAGCAGAAGGAGACACACACGATCAAGTTCGTGTTGCTACTCCTTCAAATGCAAAAGTACTTGGCTCATCTCACATTGTAGTAGGCCGTGCAATCACAAAAGCAGAAAATCCAGTATTCGCGTATGAAAAAGTATTAAACATGTGGGAGGAAAACGCATGA
- a CDS encoding dihydroorotate dehydrogenase, which produces MNRLAVELPGLSLKNPIMPASGCFGFGKEYAQLYDLSKLGAIMIKATTPETRLGNPTPRVAETPAGMLNAIGLQNPGLTKVMENELPWLEQYDVPIIANVAGYITEDYVTVAEAISKVPNVHALELNISCPNVKQGGITFGTDPKVAEELTKAVKAVSSVPVYVKLSPNVTNVNDIAKAVEAGGADGITMINTLLGMRLDTKTGRPVIANITGGLSGPAIKPVALRMVYDVAKQVSIPIIGMGGIATIEDVIDFLSAGASAVAVGTANFVDPFVCPTLIDQLPNKLDELGFNTISELVGRSHRL; this is translated from the coding sequence ATGAATAGATTAGCAGTCGAATTACCAGGCCTTTCCTTGAAAAATCCGATAATGCCAGCTTCGGGTTGCTTTGGATTTGGAAAAGAATATGCGCAGTTATATGATCTTTCTAAGCTTGGAGCAATTATGATTAAAGCAACTACACCAGAAACGAGATTAGGAAATCCAACTCCTCGTGTAGCTGAAACACCTGCTGGAATGTTAAATGCAATTGGCTTACAAAATCCAGGCTTAACGAAAGTAATGGAAAATGAACTCCCTTGGCTAGAGCAATATGATGTGCCTATTATCGCAAATGTAGCAGGTTATATTACAGAAGATTATGTTACAGTTGCAGAAGCAATCTCCAAAGTACCAAATGTTCATGCACTGGAACTTAATATCTCCTGTCCGAATGTAAAACAAGGTGGTATTACATTTGGGACAGATCCGAAAGTGGCGGAAGAATTAACGAAAGCAGTGAAAGCAGTATCTTCCGTTCCGGTATATGTAAAGCTTTCACCTAATGTTACAAATGTAAATGACATTGCAAAAGCAGTGGAAGCAGGTGGAGCAGACGGAATAACGATGATTAATACGCTGCTCGGGATGCGATTAGATACTAAAACAGGAAGACCTGTAATAGCAAATATAACAGGAGGATTATCAGGGCCAGCAATTAAACCTGTAGCACTTCGAATGGTATATGATGTAGCAAAGCAAGTATCTATTCCGATTATTGGTATGGGTGGAATTGCTACTATTGAAGATGTCATTGACTTCTTAAGTGCAGGGGCTAGTGCTGTTGCAGTAGGTACAGCAAACTTTGTAGATCCTTTTGTTTGCCCGACTCTAATTGACCAGCTCCCAAATAAATTAGATGAATTAGGTTTTAATACGATATCTGAACTAGTTGGAAGGAGTCATCGTTTATGA
- a CDS encoding dihydroorotate dehydrogenase electron transfer subunit has protein sequence MIRQEQMQVVNQSQIATNIFELTLSGQLALEMNQPGQFVHIRVSDQMEPLLRRPISISSINKETLEFTMIYRADGRGTILLSEKRQGDQVDVLGPLGNGFSIDKIQAGQKALLVGGGIGVPPLYELSKRLVDKGVQPIHVLGFQTKDVVFYEKQFTELGETFIVTADGSFGHAGFVTNVLETLEDDFSVYYSCGPTPMLAALEKMYPEKEGYLSFEQRMGCGIGACFACVCETTEKTDADYVKVCSDGPVFESGVIRV, from the coding sequence ATGATCAGACAAGAACAAATGCAAGTCGTAAACCAAAGTCAAATTGCGACGAACATTTTTGAACTAACATTAAGTGGACAGCTCGCATTAGAAATGAATCAGCCAGGTCAATTTGTCCATATACGTGTGTCTGATCAAATGGAACCTTTGCTTAGAAGACCAATCAGTATATCTTCTATTAACAAAGAAACATTAGAATTTACAATGATTTACCGCGCCGATGGAAGAGGGACTATCCTTCTTTCTGAAAAAAGACAAGGGGACCAGGTTGATGTACTTGGACCTCTTGGAAATGGTTTTTCAATTGATAAAATACAAGCGGGTCAAAAAGCTTTACTTGTAGGAGGTGGAATTGGAGTGCCTCCACTTTATGAGCTGTCGAAAAGATTGGTTGATAAAGGAGTACAGCCAATTCATGTGCTAGGTTTCCAAACAAAAGATGTAGTCTTCTATGAGAAACAATTTACGGAACTCGGTGAAACATTTATCGTAACAGCTGATGGTAGCTTTGGTCATGCAGGATTTGTTACAAATGTGCTTGAAACATTAGAGGATGATTTTTCAGTGTATTATAGCTGTGGTCCAACGCCTATGCTTGCTGCGCTTGAGAAAATGTATCCAGAAAAAGAAGGATATCTATCATTTGAACAAAGAATGGGTTGTGGCATAGGTGCATGCTTTGCGTGTGTGTGCGAAACTACAGAAAAAACAGATGCTGATTATGTGAAAGTTTGTTCAGATGGACCAGTGTTTGAGTCAGGAGTGATTCGAGTATGA
- the carB gene encoding carbamoyl-phosphate synthase large subunit, with amino-acid sequence MPKRKDIETILVIGSGPIVIGQAAEFDYAGTQACMSLKEEGYKVILVNSNPATIMTDTEIADKVYIEPITLPFVSKIIRKERPDAILPTLGGQTGLNMAIQLDESGILDELGIEILGTKLEAIHKAEDRDLFRTLMNELNEPVPESDIIHNLEEAKAFVERIGYPVIVRPAFTLGGTGGGICHNDADLLEIVTSGLKYSPVTQCLLEKSIAGYKEIEYEVMRDSADNAIVVCNMENVDAVGIHTGDSIVVAPTQTLSDRENQMLRNVSLKIIRALKIEGGCNVQLALDPHSFNYYIIEVNPRVSRSSALASKATGYPIAKLAAKIAVGLTLDEMMNPVTEKTYACFEPALDYIVAKIPRWPFDKFESAKRNLGTQMKATGEVMSLGRTFEEAILKSVRSLETGHFHLEMKNSESITDEWMKKRIRRAGDERLFFIGEALRRGVSVEQIHEWSQIDVFFLNKLQNIVQYEKVIQENPFNQEVLYKAKRMGFADKTIAKYWDVKEIEVYDFKKEHGIVPVYKMVDTCAGEFESETPYFYGTYEEENESIRSEKESVIVLGSGPIRIGQGVEFDYATVHSVWAIKEAGYEAIIINNNPETVSTDFSISDKLYFEPLTIEDVMHIVDLEQPKGVVVQFGGQTAINLADALEERGVKILGTTLEDIDRAENRNKFEAALHEIGIPQPLGKTAVSVEEAIVIANEIGYPVLVRPSYVLGGRAMQIVYNEDEIKHYMENAVEASPEKPVLIDRYLTGTEVEVDAICDGENVLIPGIMEHIERAGVHSGDSIAVYPPQKLSQKHIDTLVDYTTRLAKGLKIVGLMNIQYVISKDEVYVIEVNPRSSRTVPFLSKITSIPMANIATKAILGQSIVKQGYKPGLAPNSPGVYVKVPVFSFAKLRRVDITLGPEMKSTGEVMGKDITLEKALYKGLVAAGMEIKDHGSVLMTISDKDKEEATEIAKRFYNIGFRIIATEGTADIIQKAGIPVDIVDKIGSKGTTILDVIQKGNAQFVINTLTKGMQPERDGFRIRRESVENGIPCLTSLDTAEAMLRVIESMTFSTEIMQKQEVRA; translated from the coding sequence ATGCCTAAACGTAAAGATATAGAAACAATTTTAGTTATCGGATCTGGTCCAATTGTAATCGGTCAAGCAGCTGAGTTTGACTATGCTGGAACACAAGCGTGTATGTCATTAAAAGAGGAAGGATATAAAGTAATCCTTGTAAATTCTAATCCAGCGACAATTATGACTGACACAGAAATAGCAGATAAAGTATATATCGAACCAATCACTCTACCTTTTGTAAGCAAAATTATTCGTAAGGAGCGTCCTGACGCAATACTTCCAACACTAGGTGGTCAAACTGGTCTGAATATGGCCATTCAGCTGGATGAATCAGGTATTTTGGATGAACTAGGTATTGAAATTCTAGGTACAAAACTGGAGGCAATCCATAAAGCGGAAGATCGTGATTTATTCCGTACATTGATGAATGAATTAAATGAACCAGTTCCAGAAAGTGATATCATTCATAATTTAGAGGAAGCAAAAGCATTTGTTGAAAGAATTGGCTACCCTGTAATCGTGCGCCCGGCATTCACCCTTGGAGGAACAGGTGGTGGAATCTGTCATAATGATGCAGACTTATTGGAAATCGTAACAAGCGGATTAAAATATAGCCCAGTAACGCAGTGTCTTCTTGAGAAATCCATTGCTGGATATAAAGAAATAGAGTATGAGGTAATGCGTGACTCTGCGGATAATGCAATTGTTGTATGTAATATGGAAAACGTAGATGCAGTTGGAATTCATACAGGGGACTCTATCGTAGTTGCACCAACTCAAACATTATCAGATCGTGAAAACCAAATGCTACGAAATGTATCGCTAAAAATTATTCGTGCATTAAAAATTGAAGGTGGATGTAATGTTCAGCTAGCACTTGATCCACATAGCTTTAACTACTACATTATTGAAGTTAACCCACGTGTTAGTCGTTCTTCAGCGCTTGCATCAAAAGCAACTGGTTACCCAATAGCAAAACTAGCTGCAAAAATAGCTGTCGGATTAACATTGGATGAAATGATGAATCCTGTTACAGAAAAAACATACGCTTGCTTCGAACCTGCTCTCGATTATATTGTTGCTAAAATTCCTAGATGGCCATTCGATAAGTTCGAATCTGCAAAACGTAATCTTGGAACACAGATGAAAGCAACTGGTGAAGTAATGTCACTTGGTCGTACGTTTGAAGAAGCAATTTTAAAATCAGTTCGTTCTCTTGAAACTGGACACTTCCATTTAGAAATGAAAAACAGTGAATCTATTACAGACGAGTGGATGAAAAAACGTATTCGACGTGCAGGTGATGAGCGTTTGTTCTTCATCGGAGAAGCGTTGCGTAGAGGCGTATCGGTAGAGCAAATCCATGAGTGGAGCCAAATCGATGTGTTTTTCTTAAACAAACTACAAAACATTGTGCAATATGAGAAGGTTATTCAAGAAAATCCTTTCAATCAAGAAGTATTATACAAAGCAAAACGTATGGGATTTGCTGATAAAACAATCGCAAAATATTGGGATGTAAAAGAAATAGAAGTGTATGACTTCAAAAAAGAACATGGAATTGTACCAGTATACAAAATGGTTGATACTTGTGCAGGAGAATTTGAATCGGAAACACCTTACTTCTATGGTACGTATGAAGAAGAAAACGAATCCATCCGTTCGGAAAAAGAAAGTGTCATTGTATTAGGTTCTGGTCCGATACGTATTGGGCAAGGGGTAGAGTTTGACTACGCAACTGTACATTCTGTATGGGCAATTAAAGAAGCAGGATATGAAGCGATCATTATTAATAATAATCCGGAAACAGTTTCAACTGACTTCTCTATCTCAGACAAATTATATTTCGAACCATTAACAATAGAAGATGTAATGCATATCGTGGACCTAGAGCAACCAAAAGGAGTTGTTGTTCAATTCGGAGGACAAACAGCTATCAACCTAGCAGATGCATTAGAAGAAAGAGGAGTTAAAATTCTAGGTACTACACTAGAGGATATTGATCGAGCGGAAAACCGTAATAAGTTTGAAGCTGCCCTGCACGAAATCGGAATTCCACAACCATTAGGAAAAACTGCAGTTTCTGTAGAGGAAGCGATTGTAATTGCAAATGAAATTGGTTATCCAGTATTAGTAAGACCTTCCTATGTGCTTGGTGGTCGTGCGATGCAAATCGTATATAACGAAGATGAAATCAAACATTATATGGAAAATGCTGTAGAAGCGAGTCCAGAAAAACCAGTGTTAATCGACCGTTATTTAACTGGAACAGAAGTCGAAGTTGATGCTATCTGTGACGGGGAAAATGTACTCATTCCAGGAATCATGGAACATATTGAACGAGCAGGAGTTCACTCTGGTGACTCAATCGCTGTGTATCCACCGCAAAAACTATCACAAAAACATATCGATACACTGGTAGATTACACAACTCGTCTTGCTAAAGGATTAAAGATTGTCGGGTTAATGAACATTCAATACGTCATTTCAAAAGACGAAGTATATGTGATTGAAGTAAATCCACGTTCAAGTCGTACAGTACCTTTCTTAAGTAAAATAACATCAATTCCAATGGCAAACATTGCGACAAAAGCAATATTAGGTCAATCCATTGTAAAACAAGGATACAAACCAGGGCTTGCTCCAAATAGTCCAGGAGTATACGTAAAGGTACCGGTATTTAGTTTTGCAAAACTTCGCAGAGTGGATATTACACTAGGACCAGAGATGAAATCGACCGGTGAAGTAATGGGGAAAGACATTACCTTAGAAAAAGCTTTATATAAAGGTTTAGTAGCAGCTGGAATGGAAATTAAAGATCATGGCTCTGTCCTAATGACCATCTCAGATAAAGACAAAGAAGAAGCTACTGAGATCGCAAAAAGATTTTATAATATAGGCTTCCGAATTATAGCTACAGAAGGAACAGCAGATATAATCCAAAAAGCTGGCATTCCAGTTGATATTGTAGATAAAATTGGCTCAAAAGGCACAACGATTTTAGATGTCATTCAAAAAGGAAATGCACAATTTGTTATTAATACACTAACTAAAGGCATGCAACCAGAACGAGATGGCTTCCGCATTAGACGTGAGTCAGTAGAAAATGGTATACCGTGTTTAACTTCTTTAGATACAGCAGAAGCAATGTTGAGAGTAATTGAGTCTATGACATTCTCTACAGAAATAATGCAGAAACAGGAGGTTCGAGCATGA
- a CDS encoding carbamoyl phosphate synthase small subunit gives MKTRYLILEDGTVFKGNAFGSEEGTIGEVIFTTAMTGYQESISDPSNCGQILTFTYPMVGNYGVNPDDFEAIEIGLSGVVVRELAEQPSNFRSAGSLSEFLAAKNVPGIEGIDTRKLTRIIRKHGSLKGQLTKAGEEVKVEEIVQTLKSTEIPRNVVEQVSITRPYPSPGRGKRVVLVDFGMKHGILRELNKRDCDIIVVPYNTSAKEILGMYPDGVMLSNGPGDPTDIPEAIEMVKGIIGNVPIFGVCLGHQLISLASGATSFKLKFGHRGGNHPVKDLTTGRTELTSQNHGYAIDADSIANTDLEITHVALNDGTVEGVRHKKFPVFCVQFHPEGSSGPEDSTHLFDQFIELMNARDKKENSNA, from the coding sequence ATGAAAACAAGATATTTAATATTAGAAGACGGCACTGTATTTAAAGGAAATGCATTTGGAAGTGAGGAAGGGACAATTGGTGAGGTAATATTTACAACGGCTATGACCGGTTATCAGGAATCTATTTCCGACCCTTCCAACTGTGGTCAAATATTAACGTTTACTTACCCAATGGTTGGTAATTATGGTGTAAACCCTGATGATTTTGAAGCTATTGAGATTGGACTTTCTGGTGTAGTTGTTAGAGAGCTTGCAGAACAACCATCTAATTTTAGAAGTGCTGGCTCATTAAGTGAATTTTTAGCAGCAAAAAATGTTCCAGGAATTGAAGGAATCGATACAAGAAAGTTAACCCGTATTATTCGTAAACACGGGTCCTTAAAAGGGCAGCTAACAAAAGCTGGAGAAGAAGTTAAGGTAGAAGAAATAGTTCAGACATTGAAATCTACTGAAATACCAAGAAATGTTGTAGAACAGGTTTCCATAACACGTCCATATCCAAGTCCAGGACGCGGAAAAAGAGTAGTATTAGTAGATTTTGGTATGAAGCACGGTATTTTAAGAGAATTAAACAAACGCGATTGCGACATTATAGTTGTGCCATATAACACTTCCGCAAAAGAAATCTTAGGTATGTATCCAGATGGTGTAATGCTTTCAAATGGACCTGGAGATCCAACCGATATACCAGAGGCTATCGAAATGGTGAAAGGAATTATTGGAAACGTTCCGATTTTCGGAGTATGTCTTGGTCATCAGCTTATTTCTCTAGCAAGTGGAGCAACATCATTTAAATTAAAATTTGGACATCGTGGAGGGAATCATCCGGTAAAAGATTTAACTACTGGAAGAACAGAGTTAACTTCTCAGAACCATGGTTATGCAATTGATGCAGACTCAATTGCAAATACAGATTTAGAAATTACACATGTTGCATTGAATGACGGTACGGTTGAAGGTGTAAGACATAAAAAGTTCCCAGTGTTCTGTGTACAGTTCCATCCTGAAGGATCTTCGGGACCTGAAGATTCTACTCATCTATTTGATCAGTTTATCGAATTAATGAATGCTAGAGACAAAAAGGAGAATTCAAATGCCTAA
- a CDS encoding dihydroorotase: protein MTKIIQNVQIVNNEGNLENTSVVIENGVITKIGMNETINDAQVIDGKGMLLSPGFIDVHVHLREPGGEHKETIESGTKAAAKGGYTTICAMPNTRPVPDTVENFTHVLDLIEKNALVRVLPYASITIRQAGKERTDIEALKKLGAFALTDDGVGVQAAGTMLEAMEEAANFQIPVVAHCEENSLIYGGVMHKGKRNEELGLKGIPSVSESVHIARDILLAEAAGAHYHVCHVSTKESVRVIRDAKKAGVKVTAEVSPHHLLLNEDDIPSNNAVWKMNPPLRGKEDMLALRSGLLDGTLDFIATDHAPHTEEEKANGFEKAPFGIVGLETSFPLLYTHFVKTGEWTLKQLLDYLTIKPAEVFGFEFGKLEEGAPADLVLIDLEKEQAIDKEAFLSKGKNTPFDGWACNGWPQLTIFNGEIVWQEENA, encoded by the coding sequence ATGACAAAAATTATTCAAAACGTTCAAATAGTTAACAATGAAGGAAATTTAGAAAACACTTCAGTTGTGATAGAAAACGGAGTAATCACTAAAATTGGGATGAATGAAACAATAAATGATGCACAAGTAATCGATGGTAAAGGTATGTTACTTTCTCCTGGTTTCATCGATGTACATGTTCATTTACGTGAGCCAGGTGGCGAGCACAAGGAGACGATTGAAAGTGGAACGAAAGCAGCAGCTAAAGGTGGATATACAACCATCTGTGCAATGCCAAATACGAGACCCGTACCAGATACAGTTGAAAACTTCACCCATGTTTTAGACTTAATAGAGAAAAATGCGCTTGTGCGAGTGTTGCCGTATGCATCTATCACTATTCGCCAAGCTGGAAAAGAAAGAACAGATATTGAAGCATTGAAAAAGCTAGGAGCATTTGCTTTAACAGATGATGGAGTAGGCGTGCAGGCAGCTGGCACAATGCTAGAAGCGATGGAGGAAGCAGCAAATTTTCAAATTCCTGTAGTAGCTCACTGTGAAGAAAACTCACTTATATACGGTGGAGTTATGCACAAAGGAAAACGAAATGAAGAACTTGGACTAAAAGGGATCCCTTCCGTTTCAGAATCAGTACATATAGCCCGGGATATTTTACTCGCTGAAGCAGCGGGAGCACATTATCATGTTTGTCACGTTAGTACGAAGGAATCTGTCCGTGTAATTAGAGATGCTAAAAAAGCTGGAGTAAAAGTGACAGCAGAAGTAAGTCCTCATCATTTATTGCTTAACGAGGATGATATTCCATCGAATAATGCCGTTTGGAAGATGAATCCACCATTAAGAGGGAAAGAAGATATGCTTGCACTTCGGTCTGGATTGCTCGACGGCACGCTAGATTTTATTGCAACAGATCATGCTCCTCATACAGAAGAAGAAAAAGCAAATGGATTCGAAAAAGCACCATTTGGAATTGTCGGACTAGAAACATCATTTCCTCTCTTGTATACACATTTTGTGAAAACTGGTGAGTGGACTTTGAAACAGTTATTAGATTACTTAACGATAAAGCCTGCTGAAGTTTTTGGATTTGAGTTTGGAAAACTAGAAGAGGGGGCACCTGCTGATTTAGTTTTGATTGACTTAGAAAAAGAACAAGCGATTGATAAAGAAGCATTTTTATCAAAAGGTAAAAATACACCATTTGACGGTTGGGCTTGTAATGGATGGCCTCAATTAACTATTTTCAACGGAGAAATCGTATGGCAGGAGGAGAACGCATGA
- a CDS encoding aspartate carbamoyltransferase catalytic subunit has translation MKNLVSMKELSKEQIMDILKLAQAFREGEQSTLKHNYTMANLFFEPSTRTKMSFEMAERKLHLNVLPFEAGFSSTLKGETLYDTVKALESIGVDAVVIRHEQNNFFDELIEKVKPVIINGGDGTGNHPTQSLLDLLTIQQEFGTFENKEITIVGDIAHSRVARSNADALIRLGAKVNFVCPPEWQAEFDAVNNMDEIIETSDVMMMLRVQHERHDGKSYFTNESYHAAYGLTVEREKRMKENAIIMHPGPFNRDIEIASELIEVDRSRIFKQIENGVFIRMAVIEMILKGRE, from the coding sequence ATGAAAAACTTAGTATCGATGAAAGAATTATCTAAAGAACAAATTATGGATATTTTAAAACTAGCTCAAGCATTTCGTGAAGGCGAACAATCCACGTTAAAACATAACTACACAATGGCTAACTTATTTTTTGAACCGAGTACACGAACAAAAATGAGCTTTGAAATGGCCGAGAGAAAGTTACATTTAAATGTACTTCCTTTTGAGGCTGGCTTTTCTAGCACTTTAAAAGGAGAAACACTATATGACACGGTGAAAGCCTTAGAATCAATTGGGGTTGATGCGGTTGTAATCAGACATGAACAAAATAACTTCTTTGATGAATTAATAGAAAAAGTAAAACCAGTCATTATTAACGGCGGAGATGGAACAGGGAATCATCCTACACAAAGCCTCCTTGATTTATTGACTATCCAACAAGAATTCGGGACGTTTGAAAATAAGGAAATAACTATAGTTGGAGATATTGCACATAGCCGAGTTGCCCGGTCAAATGCAGATGCGCTTATAAGACTTGGAGCGAAAGTTAATTTTGTATGCCCACCCGAGTGGCAAGCAGAATTTGATGCAGTCAACAATATGGATGAAATAATTGAGACAAGTGATGTAATGATGATGCTTCGTGTACAGCATGAAAGACATGATGGAAAATCATACTTTACAAATGAAAGTTATCATGCAGCGTATGGATTGACTGTAGAAAGAGAAAAAAGGATGAAGGAAAATGCAATCATTATGCATCCAGGTCCATTTAATAGAGATATTGAAATAGCGAGTGAACTAATTGAAGTAGATCGTTCAAGAATCTTTAAGCAAATAGAAAATGGTGTTTTCATTCGGATGGCAGTCATTGAAATGATTTTGAAAGGGAGAGAATAG